A stretch of Camelina sativa cultivar DH55 chromosome 18, Cs, whole genome shotgun sequence DNA encodes these proteins:
- the LOC104761780 gene encoding uncharacterized protein LOC104761780 isoform X3 has translation MDENTKFVSGNGRTELVKFIADRHTKLMKQASRYYSALKDAMARGRRRYSLVKDVDGMETGAYDKPLPCFGCGIGWFSFLLGFMFPPLWYYAAYLYFGNYYRKDPRERAGLAASAITAMGFSLVLVVIFAVRWLYYPN, from the exons ATGGACGAAA ATACTAAATTTGTATCTGGAAATGGTAGAACCGAGCTAGTAAAATTCATCGCTGATAGGCATACCAAACTCATGAAACAAGCCTCTCGATATTATTCCGCACTTAAAG ATGCTATGGCTCGTGGGAGAAGAAGATATTCACTTGTAAAAGATGTAGACGGCATGGAAACAGGAGCATATGACAAACCTCTTCCATGCTTTGGTTGTGGAATCGGATGGTTCTC CTTTCTCCTAGGATTTATGTTTCCACCTTTGTGGTACTATGCTGCATATCTTTATTTCGGGAACTATTATCGTAAAGATCCTAGAGAAAGAGCTGGTCTTGCTGCTTCCGCAATCACT GCGATGGGATTCTCTCTTGTGTTAGTCGTGATTTTCGCTGTCCGGTGGTTATACTATCCTAATTAA
- the LOC104761782 gene encoding auxin efflux carrier component 2-like — protein sequence MITGKDMYDVLAAMVPLYVAMILAYGSVRWWGIFTPDQCSGINRFVAVFAVPLLSFHFISSNDPYAMNYHFLAADSLQKVVILAALFLWQAFSRRGSLEWMITLFSLSTLPNTLVMGIPLLRAMYGDFSGNLMVQIVVLQSIIWYTLMLFLFEFRGAKLLISEQFPETAGSITSFRVDSDVISLNGREPLQTDAEIGDDGKLHVVVRRSSAASSMISSFNKSHGGGLNSSMITPRDSNLTGVEIYSVQSSREPTPRASSFNQTDFYAMFNASKAPSPRHGYTNSYGGAGAGPGGDVYSLQSSKGVTPRTSNFDEEVMKTAKKGGRAGRSMSGELYNNNSVPSYPPPNPMFTGSTSGAAGVKKKESGGGGSGGGGVGTGGGQNKEMNMFVWSSSASPVSEANARNAMTRGASTDLSTDPKAHLHPPPQDNLASKAMQNLIENMTPGRKGHVEMDQDGNNEGKSGVTSSPYMGKKGSDVEDGGPGPRKQQMPPASVMTRLILIMVWRKLIRNPNTYSSLFGLAWSLVSYKWNIKMPTIMSGSISILSDAGLGMAMFSLGLFMALQPKIIACGKSVAVFAMAVRFLTGPAVIAATSIAIGIRGDLLHIAIVQAALPQGIVPFVFAKEYNVHPDILSTAVIFGMLVALPVTVLYYVLLGL from the exons atgatCACCGGCAAAGATATGTACGACGTACTAGCGGCCATGGTGCCGCTGTACGTAGCTATGATACTAGCCTACGGTTCGGTACGGTGGTGGGGCATATTCACTCCGGACCAGTGCTCCGGTATAAATCGATTCGTTGCGGTTTTTGCGGTTCCCCTCCTCTCTTTCCATTTCATCTCCTCCAATGATCCTTATGCCATGAACTACCACTTCCTCGCCGCCGATTCTCTTCAGAAAGTCGTTATACTCGCCGCACTCTTTCTTTGGCAG gCGTTTAGCCGCAGAGGAAGCCTAGAATGGATGATAACGCTCTTCTCACTATCAACACTACCGAACACGTTGGTTATGGGAATCCCATTGCTTCGTGCTATGTACGGGGACTTCTCCGGCAACTTAATGGTGCAAATCGTGGTGCTTCAGAGCATCATATGGTATACGTTAATGCTCTTCTTGTTTGAGTTCCGTGGCGCTAAGCTTCTCATCTCCGAGCAGTTCCCGGAAACGGCCGGTTCAATTACTTCTTTCAGAGTTGATTCTGATGTTATCTCTCTTAATGGCCGTGAACCCCTCCAG ACCGATGCGGAGATAGGTGACGACGGAAAGCTCCACGTGGTGGTCCGAAGATCAAGCGCCGCCTCGTCAATGATCTCATCGTTCAACAAGTCCCACGGCGGAGGTCTTAACTCCTCCATGATAACGCCGAGAGATTCAAATCTCACAGGGGTTGAGATTTACTCTGTTCAGTCGTCACGAGAGCCGACACCTAGAGCTTCGAGCTTTAATCAGACAGATTTCTACGCAATGTTTAACGCAAGCAAAGCTCCGAGCCCTCGTCACGGTTACACCAATAGCTATGGTGGTGCAGGAGCTGGTCCCGGTGGAGATGTTTACTCACTTCAGTCTTCTAAAGGAGTGACGCCAAGAACGTCAAATTTTGATGAAGAAGTTATGAAGACGGCGAAGAAAGGAGGAAGAGCAGGGAGAAGTATGAGTGGCGAGTTATACAACAATAATAGTG TTCCGTCGTACCCACCACCAAACCCGATGTTCACGGGGTCAACGAGCGGAGCAGCTGgagtgaagaaaaaggaaagtggTGGCGGAGGAAGCGGTGGAGGAGGAGTTGGTACTGGAGGAGGACAGAACAAGGAGATGAACATGTTCGTGTGGAGTTCGAGTGCTTCTCCAGTGTCGGAAGCCAACGCGAGGAACGCTATGACCAGAGGTGCCTCCACTGATTTATCTACCGACCCTAAAGCTCATCTTCACCCTCCTCCTCAGGACAACCTCGCTTCCAAAG CGATGCAGAATCTGATAGAGAACATGACACCGGGAAGAAAAGGGCATGTGGAGATGGACCAAGACGGTAATAACGAAGGGAAGTCAGGGGTAACTTCGTCACCTTACATGGGCAAAAAAGGCAGTGACGTTGAAGACGGTGGTCCTGGTCCGAGGAAACAGCAGATGCCGCCGGCCAGCGTGATGACCAGACTAATACTCATAATGGTCTGGAGAAAACTTATTCGAAACCCTAACACTTACTCTAGTCTCTTTGGCCTTGCTTGGTCTCTTGTCTCCTACAA GTGGAATATAAAGATGCCAACGATAATGAGTGGATCGATTTCGATATTATCTGATGCAGGTCTTGGAATGGCTATGTTTAGTCTTG gtctaTTTATGGCATTGCAACCAAAGATTATTGCGTGCGGAAAATCAGTAGCCGTGTTTGCGATGGCAGTAAGGTTCTTGACCGGACCGGCCGTGATCGCAGCCACCTCAATCGCAATTGGTATTCGAGGCGATCTCCTCCATATCGCCATCGTTCAG GCTGCTCTTCCTCAAGGAATCGTTCCTTTTGTTTTCGCCAAGGAATATAACGTCCATCCTGATATCCTCAGCACAGC GGTTATATTCGGAATGCTAGTTGCCTTGCCTGTAACAGTACTCTACTACGTTCTTTTGGGGCTTTAA
- the LOC104761784 gene encoding coatomer subunit beta-1, giving the protein MEKSCTLLIHNDKASPAVANEIKEALEGNDVEAKIDALKNAIMLLLNGETLPQLFITIIRYVLTSQDHTIQKLLILYLETIEKTDSRGKVLPEMILVCQALMNNLEHPNEYIRGVTLRLLSRLRETEVVEPLIPSLLQNLEFRHPFVRRNAILAVMSIYKLPHGDQLLVDAPETIEKLLSTEQDPSAKRNAFLMLFNCDQDRAVNYLLTNVDKVLEWDELLQMVVLELIKKVCRTKPSEKGKYIKIIIALLNARSSAVTYECAGTLVSLSSAPTAIRAAANTYCQLLLSQSDNNVKLIVLDRLNELKASHREIMVEMIMDVLRALSSPSLDIRKKTLDIVLELITYRNVNEVVQTLKKEVVKTQSGELEKNGDYRQMLVQAIHACAVKFPEVASAVVHLLMDFLGDTNVASALDVAVFVREIIESNPKLRVSIITRLLDTFYQIRAAKVFPFALWIVGEYCLSLSEVESGIATIKQCLGEMPFYSASEEAESTDSSNKTPQNTAAIVSSRRPAILSDGTYATQSAASETVFSPSTVAQGSLASGNLRSLILTGDFFLGAVVACTLTKLVLRLEEVQSSKTEINKAKTQTLLIMVSMLQLGQSHVVPHSIDPDSYERIVLCIKLICHTSDEMKKIWLESCRQSFVKMLSEKQLRELEELKAKAQISNAQPDDLIDFFHLKSRKGMSLLELEDQVQDDLKRATGEFTKDENDANKLNRILQLTGFSDSVYAEAYVTVHHYDIVLDVTVINRTKETLQNLCLELATMGDLKLVERPQNYTLAPESQKKIKANIKVSSTETGVIFGNIVYETSNVTERNVVVLNDIHIDIMDYISPALCSDSAFRSMWAEFEWENKVAVNTMIQDEKEFLDHIIKSTNMKCLTPTSVLEGDCGFLSANLYAKSVFGEDALVNVSIEKQSDEKLSGYIRIRSKTQGIALSLGDKITLKQKGKSS; this is encoded by the exons atggagaaatcatgTACGCTGCTAATTCACAATGACAAAGCAAGTCCTGCAGTAGCCAACGAGATCAAAGAAGCTCTCGAAGGAAACGACGTAGAAGCCAAAATCGATGCCTTGAAGAACGCCATCATGCTTTTGCTTAATGGTGAAACTCTTCCTCAGCTTTTCATCACTATCATCAGATACGTTTTGACGTCTCAGGACCACACCATCCAGAAGCTACTTATTCTTTACCTTGAGACTATTGAGAAAACCGATTCTAGAGGCAAAGTCTTACCTGAGATGATATTGGTATGTCAGGCTCTCATGAACAACCTTGAGCATCCCAATGAGTATATCCGTGGAGTCACCTTGCGGTTGCTTAGCCGGTTGAGAGAGACTGAAGTTGTGGAGCCTTTGATTCCGTCACTTTTGCAAAATCTTGAGTTTCGCCATCCCTTTGTCCGTAGGAACGCTATTCTGGCTGTTATGTCCATATATAAGCTCCCACATGGTGATCAGCTCTTGGTAGATGCACCTGAGACCATTGAGAAGCTTCTCTCAACCGAACAGGATCCCTCTGCCAAAAGAAACGCCTTTCTTATGCTCTTCAATTGCGATCAAGACCGGGCGGTAAACTATCTTCTGACTAATGTTGATAAGGTTTTGGAGTGGGATGAATTGCTTCAGATGGTGGTTTTGGAATTAATCAAGAAGGTTTGTAGGACCAAGCCATCAGAGAAGGGGAAGTACATTAAGATTATTATAGCTTTGTTAAATGCACGTTCGTCTGCAGTTACTTATGAATGTGCCGGGACACTTGTGTCTCTGTCATCTGCTCCCACGGCTATCAGAGCAGCTGCCAACACATACTGccagcttcttctttctcagagTGACAACAATGTGAAGCTTATTGTGCTCGACAGGTTGAATGAGCTCAAAGCCTCTCATAGGGAGATCATGGTTGAGATGATCATGGATGTGCTAAGAGCACTCTCTAGCCCGAGTCTTGACATTCGCAAGAAGACACTTGATATTGTCCTTGAATTGATTACTTATCGGAATGTCAATGAGGTTGTGCAAACGTTGAAGAAAGAAGTTGTGAAGACACAAAGCGGTGAGCTTGAGAAGAATGGTGATTATAGACAGATGCTCGTCCAAGCCATTCACGCTTGTGCTGTCAAGTTCCCTGAAGTAGCAAGCGCGGTGGTACATCTTTTGATGGATTTCTTGGGTGACACCAATGTGGCTTCAGCTCTTGATGTGGCTGTCTTTGTCAGAGAGATCATTGAATCAAACCCCAAATTGAGGGTTTCAATCATAACCCGCTTGTTGGACACCTTCTATCAGATTCGAGCTGCAAAGGTTTTCCCATTTGCGCTTTGGATTGTTGGGGAATATTGCCTATCACTCTCTGAAGTTGAGAGTGGCATAGCAACCATCAAGCAATGCCTCGGTGAGATGCCATTTTACTCTGCTTCCGAAGAAGCAGAGTCAACTGATTCCTCAAACAAGACTCCGCAGAACACCGCTGCGATTGTTTCCTCTAGAAGACCTGCCATTCTTTCTGATGGAACTTATGCTACCCAAAGTGCTGCTTCTGAAACCGTATTCTCTCCATCTACAGTTGCTCAGGGATCATTGGCTTCTGGGAATTTGAGATCTCTTATATTAACTGGTGATTTTTTCCTTGGAGCAGTGGTAGCTTGCACATTGACGAAACTTGTTCTCAGATTGGAGGAAGTGCAGTCATCCAAAACTGAGATTAACAAGGCGAAAACACAAACTTTACTCATCATGGTGTCTATGTTGCAACTAGGGCAATCTCATGTTGTTCCGCATTCAATTGATCCCGACTCTTATGAAAGGATTGTACTCTGCATAAAATTAATTTGCCACACAAGTGAcgagatgaagaagatatggTTGGAATCCTGTCGCCAGAGTTTTGTCAAAATGCTCTCCGAGAAACAGCTACGAGAACTTGAGGAACTTAAAGCTAAGGCCCAAATATCTAACGCTCAACCTGATGATCTCATTGATTTCTTCCATCTGAAGAGTAGAAAG GGTATGAGTCTACTTGAGTTAGAAGACCAAGTACAAGACGACCTAAAACGTGCAACCGGTGAATTCACCAAGGACGAAAATGATGCAAACAAGCTTAACCGCATTCTTCAACTCACAGGATTCAGCGATTCAGTCTATGCAGAAGCATACGTGACAGTCCATCACTATGACATAGTCCTTGATGTCACTGTTATTAACCGTACCAAAGAAACCCTCCAGAATCTGTGTTTGGAATTGGCGACCATGGGAGATCTAAAGCTTGTCGAACGTCCTCAGAATTACACACTTGCACCTGAGTcacagaagaagataaaagccAACATCAAGGTTTCCTCTACTGAAACTGGGGTCATATTCGGGAACATTGTCTACGAAACTTCAAATGTCACGGAACGAAACGTTGTGGTCCTTAATGACATACACATTGATATCATGGATTATATCTCTCCTGCTCTGTGTTCAGATTCTGCATTCAGATCCATGTGGGCAGAATTCGAATGGGAAAATAAG GTGGCTGTAAATACCATGATTCAAGACGAGAAAGAGTTTCTTGATCACATTATCAAATCAACAAACATGAAGTGCCTCACTCCAAC ATCTGTGTTAGAAGGCGACTGCGGGTTCCTCTCAGCAAACTTATACGCCAAGAGTGTGTTTGGCGAAGATGCTTTGGTGAATGTGAGTATCGAGAAACAAAGCGATGAAAAGCTTAGCGGTTACATAAGGATTCGAAGCAAGACACAAGGGATTGCTCTTAGTCTTGGAGATAAGATTACTCttaagcaaaaaggaaaaagtagcTAA
- the LOC104761781 gene encoding pollen-specific leucine-rich repeat extensin-like protein 1, with product MDDQPPLIWPQFESTGYTRRRSPIPTILVPAMIGVTSAAIFLVFVTFVVPTFLSITSQILQPASVKRGWDSINVVLVVFAILCGVLARRNDDGLPSSSSSSSSQSEEEGRGAVVMISGEMSVGDGEVSKISSTPTVSSEHWFDDVYDADRLKIYESVSSRSFITPGLPVTGTVPLRRSSTSYPDLRQDVFRETGDRRFRFYDDFEIDKYRSVNDSSFYEPFLNRSKIEIEEEEEEKTEPKEIHIDKFVVTPSSPPKQPPAPPPPPPPSLTRQSPVEVSQKPRRAQRSVRNRDVQENAKRSETKFKRAFQPPPSPPPPPPPPPPPLVTATPPRKQGTLQRRKSNAAIEIKMVFASLYNQGKKKKKLQKSKRKERIESSPVVVVDVMEEPPQYQSLIPPPSPPPPPPPPPPPPRSSQSVFYGLFKKGVKSNKKIHSVPAPPPPPPPRKVQFDPQTPPPPRRSKSGRPPRPTKPTSFNEENNGQGSPLIQITPPPPPPPPFRVPPLKFVVSGDFAKIRSNQSSRCSSPEREVFDIGWGLELTHSDCGAETTPAVSGGGGGGVPGFCPSPDVNTKADNFIARLRDEWRLDKINSVNRKR from the coding sequence atggacgATCAACCGCCGCTGATCTGGCCGCAGTTTGAATCCACCGGATACACTCGTCGACGATCACCGATCCCAACTATATTAGTTCCAGCGATGATCGGAGTTACATCAGCGGCTATTTTTCTAGTCTTTGTAACCTTCGTCGTCCCTACGTTTCTCTCCATCACATCTCAGATTCTCCAACCAGCTTCGGTGAAACGAGGATGGGATTCGATCAACGTCGTTTTGGTAGTTTTCGCCATTTTATGCGGCGTGCTCGCTAGACGAAACGACGACGGATTaccttcgtcgtcgtcgtcgtcttcgtcgcaatcagaagaagaaggacgaggAGCTGTTGTTATGATCAGTGGTGAAATGTCCGTCGGTGACGGTGAGGTTAGTAAGATCTCTTCCACGCCGACGGTTTCATCAGAGCATTGGTTTGATGACGTGTATGATGCTGATAGGCTTAAGATATATGAGAGTGTGAGTAGCCGGAGTTTTATTACGCCTGGTTTACCGGTTACCGGAACTGTACCGTTGAGGCGTAGTAGTACTTCGTATCCTGATCTGAGACAAGATGTTTTCAGAGAGACTGGTGATCGCCGGTTCCGGTTTTACGACGATTTCGAAATTGATAAGTACCGATCAGTAAACGATTCGAGTTTTTACGAACCGTTTCTGAATCGTTCTAAAAtcgagattgaagaagaagaagaagaaaaaacagagccTAAAGAGATTCATATTGATAAATTCGTTGTAACACCGTCGTCTCCGCCGAAACAACCACcggcaccaccaccacctccgccGCCTTCACTTACTCGACAATCGCCGGTTGAAGTTTCACAGAAACCGAGAAGGGCTCAACGTTCTGTTAGAAACAGAGATGTACAAGAAAACGCGAAACGCAGTGAGACTAAGTTCAAACGAGCGTTTCAACCTCCGCCGTCaccgcctcctcctccgccacctccCCCGCCTCCTCTTGTAACCGCTACGCCGCCGAGAAAACAAGGGACTCTTCAGCGGAGAAAGAGCAATGCGGCTATAGAGATTAAAATGGTTTTCGCTTCTCTGTATAatcaagggaagaagaagaagaagcttcagaaATCTAAGAGAAAGGAGAGAATTGAATCTTCTCCGGTGGTTGTGGTGGATGTTATGGAAGAGCCGCCGCAATACCAATCGTTAATTCCGCCGCCgtctccgcctcctcctccaccaccaccccCGCCTCCGCCGCGATCGTCGCAGTCTGTATTCTACGGATTGTTCAAGAAAGGAGTTAAGAGCAACAAAAAGATTCACTCCGTTCCGGCGCCGCCTCCACCTCCACCGCCGAGAAAGGTCCAATTTGATCCTCagacaccaccaccaccacggaGATCCAAATCCGGAAGACCTCCGCGTCCGACGAAACCGACGAGTTTCAACGAAGAGAACAACGGACAAGGATCTCCGTTAATCCAAATTACGCCTCCGcctccaccaccgcctccgTTTAGAGTTCCGCCGTTGAAATTCGTGGTGAGTGGTGATTTCGCGAAGATACGGAGTAATCAGAGCTCTAGATGTAGCTCCCCTGAACGGGAAGTGTTCGACATCGGTTGGGGTCTAGAACTCACTCATTCTGATTGCGGAGCTGAAACAACGCCCGCTGTGagcggcggcggtggtggtggtgtgcCGGGGTTCTGTCCAAGCCCAGACGTGAATACGAAAGCCGACAATTTCATCGCCAGGCTTAGAGACGAGTGGAGGCTTGATAAGATCAACTCCGTTAACAGAAAAAGGTAA
- the LOC104761780 gene encoding uncharacterized protein LOC104761780 isoform X2 gives MDETDTKFVSGNGRTELVKFIADRHTKLMKQASRYYSALKDAMARGRRRYSLVKDVDGMETGAYDKPLPCFGCGIGWFSFLLGFMFPPLWYYAAYLYFGNYYRKDPRERAGLAASAITAMGFSLVLVVIFAVRWLYYPN, from the exons ATGGACGAAA CAGATACTAAATTTGTATCTGGAAATGGTAGAACCGAGCTAGTAAAATTCATCGCTGATAGGCATACCAAACTCATGAAACAAGCCTCTCGATATTATTCCGCACTTAAAG ATGCTATGGCTCGTGGGAGAAGAAGATATTCACTTGTAAAAGATGTAGACGGCATGGAAACAGGAGCATATGACAAACCTCTTCCATGCTTTGGTTGTGGAATCGGATGGTTCTC CTTTCTCCTAGGATTTATGTTTCCACCTTTGTGGTACTATGCTGCATATCTTTATTTCGGGAACTATTATCGTAAAGATCCTAGAGAAAGAGCTGGTCTTGCTGCTTCCGCAATCACT GCGATGGGATTCTCTCTTGTGTTAGTCGTGATTTTCGCTGTCCGGTGGTTATACTATCCTAATTAA
- the LOC104761779 gene encoding protein phosphatase 2C 77 yields the protein MDEASPAIAVPFRPFPEPHAGIRGYCSGESRVSLPENSCSGSGSLISDDGAMKGSSFEINTRQDSLASSSSSVVPDVTVVDISAGDEMNGSDEFDPRSTTSQGEKKVLSRTESRSLFEFKSVPLFGVTSICGRRPEMEDSVSTIPRFLQVSSSSFLDGRVTNGVNPHSSAHFFGVYDGHGGSQVANYCRERMHLALTEEIVKEKPEFCDGDMWQEKWKKALFNSFMRVDSEIEPVAHAPETVGSTSVVAVVFPTHIFVANCGDSRAVLCRGKTPLALSTDHKPDRDDEAARIEAAGGKVIRWNGARVFGVLAMSRSIGDRYLKPSVIPDPEVTSVRRVKEDDCLILASDGLWDVMTNEEVCDLARKRILLWHKKNAMAGDALLPAEKRGEGKDPAAMSAAEYLSKMALQKGSKDNISVVVVDLKGVRKFKSKSMN from the exons ATGGACGAAGCTTCTCCTGCAATAGCTGTTCCATTCAGACCATTCCCTGAGCCACACGCCGGAATTAGAGGCTACTGCAGCGGCGAATCTAGGGTTTCTTTACCGGAAAATTCTTGTTCCGGTTCCGGGTCTTTGATTTCCGACGACGGAGCTATGAAAGGTTCATCCTTTGAGATCAATACAAGACAAGATTCattagcatcatcatcatcatctgttgtACCAGACGTCACCGTTGTTGATATCTCCGCCGGAGATGAGATGAACGGTTCAGATGAGTTTGATCCGAGATCGACGACGAGTCAGGGTGAGAAGAAAGTACTCAGTAGAACAGAGAGTAGAAGTCTGTTTGAGTTCAAGAGTGTGCCTTTGTTTGGAGTGACTTCGATTTGTGGAAGACGACCTGAGATGGAAGATTCTGTCTCCACGATTCCTAGGTTTCTTCAAGTTTCGTCTAGTTCGTTTCTTGATGGTCGAGTTACTAATGGAGTTAATCCTCACTCGAGTGCTCATTTCTTCGGTGTTTACGATGGCCATGGTGGTTCTCAG gTAGCGAATTATTGCCGTGAGAGGATGCATCTAGCGTTAACGGAGGAGATAGTGAAGGAGAAGCCGGAGTTTTGTGACGGTGACATGTGGCAAGAGAAGTGGAAGAAGGCTTTGTTCAACTCTTTTATGAGAGTTGACTCAGAGATTGAACCCGTGGCACACGCGCCTGAAACGGTGGGATCGACGTCGGTGGTAGCCGTTGTCTTTCCGACTCATATCTTTGTCGCTAATTGCGGCGACTCGAGGGCGGTTCTGTGCCGTGGCAAGACGCCACTTGCGTTGTCCACTGATCACAAA CCGGATAGAGATGATGAAGCGGCTAGGATAGAAGCAGCCGGAGGGAAAGTAATCCGGTGGAACGGGGCTCGTGTTTTTGGTGTGCTAGCAATGTCAAGATCCAtag GTGATAGATACCTAAAACCATCAGTGATCCCGGATCCTGAAGTGACTTCAGTACGACGAGTCAAAGAAGATGATTGTCTCATCTTAGCAAGTGATGGTCTTTGGGATGTAATGACAAACGAAGAAGTGTGCGATTTGGCTAGGAAAAGGATTTTGTTATGGCATAAGAAGAATGCTATGGCCGGAGATGCTTTGCTTCCGGCCGagaaaagaggagaaggaaAAGATCCGGCGGCAATGTCGGCGGCTGAGTATTTGTCGAAGATGGCTTTGCAAAAAGGGAGCAAAGACAATATAAGTGTGGTAGTTGTTGATTTGAAGGGAGTAAGGAAGTTCAAGAGCAAATCCATGAATTGA
- the LOC104761780 gene encoding uncharacterized protein LOC104761780 isoform X1, with protein MCEIERCICFLADTKFVSGNGRTELVKFIADRHTKLMKQASRYYSALKDAMARGRRRYSLVKDVDGMETGAYDKPLPCFGCGIGWFSFLLGFMFPPLWYYAAYLYFGNYYRKDPRERAGLAASAITAMGFSLVLVVIFAVRWLYYPN; from the exons ATGTGTGAAATTGAACGTTGTATCTGTTTCCTAGCAGATACTAAATTTGTATCTGGAAATGGTAGAACCGAGCTAGTAAAATTCATCGCTGATAGGCATACCAAACTCATGAAACAAGCCTCTCGATATTATTCCGCACTTAAAG ATGCTATGGCTCGTGGGAGAAGAAGATATTCACTTGTAAAAGATGTAGACGGCATGGAAACAGGAGCATATGACAAACCTCTTCCATGCTTTGGTTGTGGAATCGGATGGTTCTC CTTTCTCCTAGGATTTATGTTTCCACCTTTGTGGTACTATGCTGCATATCTTTATTTCGGGAACTATTATCGTAAAGATCCTAGAGAAAGAGCTGGTCTTGCTGCTTCCGCAATCACT GCGATGGGATTCTCTCTTGTGTTAGTCGTGATTTTCGCTGTCCGGTGGTTATACTATCCTAATTAA